Below is a genomic region from Archocentrus centrarchus isolate MPI-CPG fArcCen1 unplaced genomic scaffold, fArcCen1 scaffold_42_ctg1, whole genome shotgun sequence.
cccgagtaaactggataagaaatactttttttcatattaacagttcatcagcatattttaacttccgtactgcagtttttccctgtgtgaaacaaacagggtggatggagcagctacaaagttctcttttcttcacttactgatcaggtggttgatgaaggatctcaGCCTGTTTCCAAGTAAAGGTtaaatggaggttacagggacgaaaggcttcttttggacactagaaaaacatttccttctgctccatctgagctcaccggctctgcctctttccgcttgtgcagacagactgcacgtaaatcagctgactgctggctgttgcgtcatcagtgttcacgtgaaaaactaggggctgcgtgagcgcaatcttgtaatgctttatatttacaagcattctcctaaatacgtttctactgcaggtctatatttagtcacaaatcagggattaaagtattaaaaatattttgacggggaaggggtccttccggtaccggacgggtcaccagtgctaatagctgcgctcgctagcagtatgtccgggagcgaagtagagaaaaaaaataacagctgattctcagcacagcgagcacaacacacaaacacacagagagcggtggaggtggaaaaacatgtcagcgatgatcgctcagtgtcaaagggaatctgtcgcagcgacggaggatctgagggggttgttttctaactcctgatccccaccTTCCcatccagtaggtggcggtaatgccagctctaagctggttcggtcaaccgcaaacccacaagaacaagaagacgactgagccctgtaatgcagctaatgtgagcaaaacgttatttaatgtatcggattacatttttttatttctttccgatatccgatccagtaatttaggccagtatcggaccgatactgatactgaatatcggatcggtgCATCCCTACCCCACACAGTAGAGCAGTCATATCATCTCACAgcccgcgggccaaatccggccgtgattggctggtgaccggcccgcggccatttcttgtaattgctcaaaattaaaataattttcccttttattgtgtaacaaatgctgaataattcccccttgtgttcacaaagtgaaCTGTCTGTAAGACAGAATCATTAGTTGTACACGGCCTTTAGGTCCTAATGATTTGGGCCTTTAAGGTAGTGAACAGTTTGCGCAGCGTcaagaatcactgctgatctgcgaGGAAAAGACGTGTCCTTAAATGAATATCTTGGCAAAAAATGAGTGAGGTTAGTAAGCGGAGAAAAGTTGACGTcaaaaacagacagtttaataacaaatgaacagatgattttgcattcattttgccacCTCATGCCAACGCAAAACCGTTGTGTTTATTTGCCAAAGACAGTTGCTGTATGCAAAGTTGCTAACATTAAGCGGCATTACGAGTCAAAACATgctagcttcagtgcagctttcccggttggtagcattgcacgaaaagacaagactgaggccttaaagttgtcttatgctaccacatcaacaatcttgacgacttccactactgctgctgaaaaagccacgctgcttcactgcgtgtaacctgggagctggctaaaaagggcaagccatttgtggacgctgagcttgtgaaagtgtgcacttttgggaatcgtggaggagttgtttgccggtgacaaacacaaagatgacatcGTAACCGCGTGAAGCAGGTTCAGCTTTCGGATTCAACGGCGGCACGGAGACTAGGAAactttgtatgaggacagtttttctactttacttgctgaactgaagtgtgtggattacatgtcaatagctatggacgagtctacagatgcaacagacactgcacagctgtccgtgtttgtgagatattttaacggggagcttttcaaagaggagctgctgtgccttttgcccatcaagagcaatgcaacaggtgaggccatgtacaattctatgaaaagtttctttgataagaattctctggagctggataaaatcaacctccttgtaactgacggtgggccatctatgataggacgagagaggggcttagcatcacgtctcatagcggaccaccccacagttagttcactacactgcatcattcaccagacggtgttgtgtgccaaaactgtctggtgaaatgaaaggagtgatggacacagtgatcaaaattgtaaatcacattcgctcaacttcaagttacagcaccggcttttcaaaatgctactacaggagcaagaagctcaatattcagacctactacagcacaatgatgtcagatggctgagcagggggcgagtcctacagcgcttctttgcactgcgcaaagaaatcacagaatttctttccggtcaaaaacaaagaatcagatgagttctctcagtttatgcaagatcaggaatctgtggctctggttgcatttctgtgtgatatcactaatcacttgaaccatcttaacctgcagctccaaggtgggggATTCGGATGTGggagagctctttgaaaaagtgagcgcttttcagacaaccttgggcgtattcgtgacggacatagaggggaaaaacttcacttccctaccctgcgtgatgttcctacaatgggattgtgctgtcacgaatggtagcactgttaaaaaatctgtcagagaacttcagatcgcggtttcacaacttcaaaatcccacagcaactgctactgtttgtgcgcaacccgttcgctgtcaccgggagctgcccagcagaggcaaaaaacgctgtgcctgctatcagtgagggcgctttccagctggaactggtccagatgcaggctaatgatgtcctaaaagccaagttcagagagggagagactgtgtgaattttgggcacactctgttcatcagtgtccgaactctaaaagactcgcctatatacattttgacaatgttcggatccacttacatatgcgagtcggggttttcagtgatgaatctaattaaggacaaaaagcgcaatagactcaccgactcacatctcaaccagtgcttgcatattgccttgacctctcagaaaccaaacttcagtaagctctcaaggaaatgagatgtgttacctcacattaagcatgtagtcagtaactaatagtatgtgatgcatgaagaggttaaaacataaacatctgattacatacctgtgctgtctgttccaaactttaaaataactgaaatatagtaaagcagtttttttttttttaaattgtatttctgaactattccaacatttggtggcttgcactgtgcagttatgtgtttaatatattttataaacagctttcacaccaaaagagctgaaatatgttcattctgtgcctaagaactgttaataatcattttcatttttgaatttgtccaatatttgcctgcataataggaaacgttccagctatgctgttcaagatggttcaaaatatatcttgctgaattgcagtggagctaataaaatgcatcaaaatatgagcacaagctatcagtcttttttaaagtttgctcattttatatgaatgtagtttaatggctggccctcggccacttctcattttccaaatgtggccctCGGCTAGATCAAGTTGAGTATCCCTGCCGTAGAGATTGTTTGAGCTACTCCCATCACAGATCTTAAAATTATCTGGGATAAAAACATGAGTGTGCCTGACGAACTGTCCCTGTGACAGCTGCAGATTCCCAGCTGTTTGTTCCTGAATTCCTGGAATTCGTTTACTCGTGTTCATGGAGCTGCTGTTTCCGTGCTGGCAGGCAGAGCAGGTTTGCTCTGAGTGCTCATAAAGCTCAGAGGTGTGATGTGTGTGATGATTAGTCATCAGTGTGCTGAGTTTATGAGAAAGTGAGTGACTGCAGCAGAGGAGCACAGACTGAGACGCCGCTTCTCCTGCTGCTTCAGTCTGTGGACTCCACCAGAGGAAATCTGCTCATACAGGTGCTTCACGAAGCCCGTAGATCACctgctgtctgaaacaagccggACACCTCCAAAAATGAAGCGCAGACACGAGCAGGCAGAAACCCTCAGTCGCTGACACACTGCATCGGGTATGCACGCAGCAGCTGCAGGTACGCCTCCTCCCCACTGTTCCACAGCACAGGTGTAACAGCCAGCACCCAGTCTGCACTCTGCTCTGATTACAGTagtataacaaagtggaagcgactcCGCCATGAGGTGGTGGGTccggtaaaatcacagagtggggtcagaggatgctgagggtcagagtgcacagaggtcaccaacgttctgcagagtcagtcgctacagacctccaaccttcatgtgacctttcaGAACACGCTGAGCTGCaggccatcttttatatacagtgtgtgCTTAGGCCTCCTGTTCACTCGTGTTTTATTTTGGAGCAGATTTTAAATCCATTTACTGAAAATCCATCGCTGTGGAAACACCTGGAAACTCTGTATCCATGTTTTTACTCAGGAAGCTGAAACCAAGCTTCAcagtaaaaatatggaaatatgcTTTTTATTAAAATCACAAACCATTAAATGTTTACAATAATCATCTCAAATGAAGGAAGGTCACGCTTGACTGAAACACACCTTGATTCCTGGCTCAGGGAGGAAAACACTCAGTTGTGTAAGACGGTGGCTTGAACTCATGATAAGACAGGTGAGGAAATTCCACATATGGTATAGTGAGGCGTGGTTACGCCTTTATAGCCGTGCTCAGAGCCAGGAGCTCAGGCACAAACAGGCCACGCACCAACAGACACGACCGATGGCTGGAGAGGTGGAGCGTAACCGGGCGGTGGTGGTGTCCGTGTCCAGGTTTTATCCCGGGGGGGATCTGCGGGACAGACCCGGAGCCAAGAGGGACGCCAAGAGGCTCCACCGGACCCTCAGCAAGCTGGGCTTCAAGGTGGAGCTGCACAGCGACCTGAGCAGCGAGGAGATATACAAGCTGTTTGTGGAAGGTAAAACctgccatcacacacacagacacacacacacacacacacacacacacacactgaacggTTCATTCACATCACTTCATGAAACACTACAAACATCTCTGCATCCACCTGGCTGAAGAGGGCAGGAAGAAGCAGCATCCTGACAGTGTGGGGGGGCTTAATGCACATGAGGGGGGGGTGACCTGGACATCTGGGAAGGCCCCAGGTTTACTCCCCCTGCTTCAGGGCAGCTCTTCCTGACCTCAGCACATGAACCACACAGCAGCTCCATAACTGACCTGAATACAGCCCAGACCACCACCCACACAAACCTCCACCCCCCACAGTTCTGACTGATGGGTGGGTGTGGGAGTGGGTGTGGGGGTTTCCTGTCTCAAAGCAGTGTTGTTTCTTCAAACACGGAGTCTCCGCTCTGACATTTATTAGTGTGCTTCCGAtcaggacacagacacacacacacacacacacacagtttatggCTGCTTATCACTCACAGATAAGCATTGTGATCTTTATTATTAACAGTTTTATTAATATGAATTGATTTGAATCTTCATATTAACCCTCCACTGAAACACTGTGACAGTCTTTTTTGTGTCaccccttcactggctccccgTCCATTtaagaatcgattttaagattttattgcttactgtTAAAGCCTTGAAcagactggcacctttgtatctgtctgagctgcttcactgtcacacccctgtaagagctccgaggtcatctaaccagctgctctcacagaggcctaaaaccagactaaaacagaggtgatcgagcttctgcagcagcaaagctatggaacgatctacctctccatatacGCACAGCTCAgatgatacacacatttaagtctttattaaaacacatttcttttccttggcatttggttgcagtgctacctccttttagacgaTTGCTTTATGAtatttttatggtatttgttttcaatgttttagttatttatgttatttattgtcttttaatgtttttatttatttatttttatttttatctttttatttgagtatagtccttggggttatagatcttgtacagcactttggtcaacgtcgttgttttaaatgtgctttataaataaacttgacttgactcgACAGTCATAGTTACAGCCTTACAGTGTTACTGGTGTTACTGGTGTTACTGGAGGACAGAACAAGACTTTTTCATGTAGAAAAAGTTTCCAGATGTGGTTCTTTGCCACAGAAGAACAGGTGGAACAGGTGAGAGGAACGTGTACGCTGGAACATGATTACATCCACATCATGATTTATCCAACTTTGGGCTCTTCTAAACTTCTAAACCTCACTGAGCTGTTGGAAATGACCAAAAACAGTCAGCTGCCCCATAAAAGGTTAATCCAACCGCAGGTAACGCTCATTAATCCAGACTCCAGACGATCCTGTCTGAGGGTTTCCGTTCACGCCCCGATGAGTAAACACACTGAATGTTCTCCTGAGCAGTGAGGAGGAGGCGTACGTGCGTGCATACCTGATGCAGTGTTATTGCTGCCTGTGCGTCAGTGACTGAGGGTTTCTGCCTGcttgtgtctgtgctgcagagaGCAGGCGGCCCGTCAAGGACTGTTTCCTGGCCGTCCTGTCCTCTCACGGGGAGGAGGACCGTGTGTTCGGAGCTGATGGGAAACCCGTCCGACTGTCTCGGATCTTCGGATATTTTGACACTGAGTGCATGGAGAAAAAGGCCAAACTGTTCCTCGTACAGGTAGGCCGCAGCAGGATGAGTTTGGGTCATGTTGAAATGATGAAATGATCTGTTTTCTTCTCTCACACTGAGCTCTTTGTCCTGATGCTGTCTCTGCAGGCATGCCGGGGAGGGGCTCTGGATGATGGGGTGGAGGTGGACTCAGCTGGTGATCCCACAGAGTTCAGCTTCTCACAGCATCTCTCTGTTCCTGTAGatgctgctgtgatgtatgCCACCCCACCAGGTAAGTCAGTGTCCTCAGAAGCTTTGCAGTAAGGGTTTCTACATGCACCCGTATCTCTGCTCACACCCTCGTCTCTCCATCAGGTTACGGAGCTATCATGGGCTACGGAGGATCCGTCTTCCTGCAGACTTTCTGCACTTTATTGGAGGATGGAGGCCATCGGAACCTGGAGCTGACTCGCCTGATGACCCGTGTCTCCCACAGAGTGGCTTACACCTTCCAGGCCAAAGGTCAGGAGCTGCACGGGAAGAAAGAGATGCCGTGCTTCCTGACACGACTGACCAGAGAGGTGTTCCCGTTTGCAGAGCCGGAGAAAGACGGGAAGGCCGCAGGAATCTCGGCCACGTCACTGGGCGGCACTGAGAAACTCCGAACACGGAAGCCTTCCATCAGTTAGCCGGAAGCACAGATAGAAGATGATAGTTATCATGTTGTTTTGTCACAGTGGCTGACGCCTTTATGAAAACCTGTGAAGGAAATGTGCAGAATTTTCTGCACATGCTGCACATGGCAGTCATCTAAAATATGCACTTTATTTATATGCTAATAAAGAATATTGGAATACAGTCCTGTTTACTGTCTTTTTCCTGAATCAACTCTGTGTGGCCTCCATCAGTAACAGAGACATAATCATCTGTTTCACTGAAACCACAGCTGGGGTTCAACGAGGGGTTCACCACTCCGTCAAAGGACCACCAGAGACAcgtctgcatcatcatcatcatcactgcgcTCAGGAACTCATCTGAAAACCATCAGCAGTGAAAGCCCCAGAAACAGCACCACCTTCAGAAGGATGGAGGACGAGTGGAGACCCTTCTGTGGTCTGATCTCAGTGCTAAAGAGAGGGAACATTCAAGCCAGCATCCCTGACAGTCTGTGGGGGGGGGAAGGGATAACATGGATTTCTGTGAAGGCCCCCATTAATGCTGAACCATAGCACAGGCTTAGGAGCAACATCTGCCGCCACCCAGATGTTGTCTCATTTCAGCAGATGGAGGACAAACCTCGCTGAGGTTGTCTTCCAGCAGCGAGTCTTGACCATCATCCACTGAAACATCTGGAGCTCCACAGAACCAGAAACACCACAGCGAAGCCAGAAGCTGAACATCTGGAACACTGGAACTATGTGGCTCTGTTCATAGCGTCACAGGTAACGTGGACTCCTCAGAGACCCCGTCATAACTGCAGCACCCACTTCCTCTGCAAATGAAGCTGCCACAGAAGTGCAGCGGGGTGAAAGGACCGCGGCGGCAGGCCGTGCTCGATGATCCATCTCAGTTCTGGGAAGCATCGTGCTGTGCGTGCATCACAAGACATTCATTTATAGCAGGTGTGACTGCAGAGAAACCGAAAGCAGGTCTCCTGATGGCGCCGTCTCAGAGCGAAGCTGACGCGTTACGTCAGTGTGTGCAAATATTTCTCCGACTTCCTGCAGGAACGTGTTCTGACCTGGCGGTTTTGTCCCGACCTGCTGATATGAGCTCACAGGATCTGCTCGATAACAGGCGTGAACTCCAGACTGCAGAGCTGTAAATGTTGGCTCACGTCCAGACAGGAAGTCATCACAGCAGACAGAGCAGCAGGTTCAGAGGCATCGAGTCTGTGTATGACCACAgcgaacccccccaccccccgcacACAGACCTGCTGACTCCTTTCTTTTCAAGGAGGCGACTCACAGAAATAACAGGCtataaatgtcacatttctTTTACTTATGTTTTATTACTTTATGTTTCCTGTCTTAACTGTCTtcttatgttttatgttattttatttattttaaatgaacagcGCTTTGGtccactgctgttgtttttaaatgtgctttagaaataaactgTGGACGGATCAccgctgacctgctgctgctcgcAGCTAAACACACACGTGACACCTCACTGAGCCTGGAACGTGTACCCGTTTCTTACACGAACGCTCAGTAATCGGATCTATAGTTCAGGTTTGGGCGATGCTGGCAGCTTCTCCTGCTCGGTGCTTTTCTCTTAAATGAAGACAGTCTCACTGAAGCTCTGCAGCAGGTCGTCACCGTCACGCGTTAGTCAGagcaacaagaagaaaaacaggaagctcTGGCTGAAGGTCCAGGTGAGACGCTCTCTCTCAGGTGTGTGTGAAGCACATGGTCCCAAATAAAATGGTCAGTTAGGTTACTGTTAGGTTACCATGTCCGCCTCACCGTGAGCAGAAGAACTGTGAGAAGGTAAACCCTCCCCGACCCCAGACCTGCGGGTTCATGATGACCT
It encodes:
- the LOC115777039 gene encoding caspase-3-like, which gives rise to MIRQVRKFHIWYSEAWLRLYSRAQSQELRHKQATHQQTRPMAGEVERNRAVVVSVSRFYPGGDLRDRPGAKRDAKRLHRTLSKLGFKVELHSDLSSEEIYKLFVEESRRPVKDCFLAVLSSHGEEDRVFGADGKPVRLSRIFGYFDTECMEKKAKLFLVQACRGGALDDGVEVDSAGDPTEFSFSQHLSVPVDAAVMYATPPGYGAIMGYGGSVFLQTFCTLLEDGGHRNLELTRLMTRVSHRVAYTFQAKGQELHGKKEMPCFLTRLTREVFPFAEPEKDGKAAGISATSLGGTEKLRTRKPSIS